A single genomic interval of Tautonia marina harbors:
- a CDS encoding glycosyltransferase family 1 protein: MPINVVSFSNTPLAGAPIRISRAVDRHPEIRARHVDLKRWGIFDHDHVHEEDPEQTLALAEQADVIQLFNAVSADSRDFAPVDFRALERRGARLVRMFESTPMMVASVAGVTVDEVLSDPTPKLVITQYPERFFPTARVVPNLVPEDSPAYLPPDEEPDLDVVFSPSWASSAWWARWDTKGTPETVAMLQRLERRTGARTAFIRSRPLSEVMQLKRRSRMIIDELITGSYHLSGLEGLSLGRAVLAYLDERADRVLRVFSGSEQCPFINTRLEDAGAVLESLLKHPDELAELGRESRAWLEQYWSQAWLVEQHYLAVYRDLLESPDRVTRQPELSLDGGAERLRTFVIPDAIYAARAEVGREGNSRVIQSARAVRSWAQKVKQALRRPAARPSASQPAATPDRSERPPVSNPRETTQVS, from the coding sequence ATGCCGATCAACGTCGTCTCCTTCTCGAATACTCCGCTTGCCGGCGCCCCGATCCGGATTAGCCGGGCCGTCGATCGGCACCCGGAGATTCGGGCGCGCCACGTGGACCTGAAGCGTTGGGGCATCTTCGACCACGACCACGTGCACGAGGAGGATCCGGAGCAGACCCTCGCGCTGGCCGAGCAGGCCGACGTGATCCAACTGTTCAACGCCGTGTCGGCCGACAGCCGAGACTTCGCCCCGGTCGACTTTCGTGCCCTGGAGCGTCGCGGCGCGCGGCTCGTCCGGATGTTTGAAAGCACGCCGATGATGGTGGCGAGCGTTGCGGGCGTGACGGTCGATGAGGTGCTTTCCGACCCGACGCCGAAGCTGGTCATCACGCAGTACCCCGAGCGGTTCTTCCCGACCGCCCGGGTCGTCCCGAACCTCGTGCCGGAAGACTCGCCCGCCTATCTGCCTCCGGACGAGGAGCCCGACCTCGACGTCGTCTTCAGCCCGAGCTGGGCCAGCAGCGCCTGGTGGGCTCGGTGGGATACCAAGGGAACACCGGAAACCGTCGCGATGCTCCAGCGCCTGGAGCGCCGAACGGGAGCCCGCACCGCCTTCATCCGCTCGCGACCGCTCAGCGAGGTCATGCAGTTGAAGCGGCGTTCTCGAATGATTATCGACGAATTGATCACAGGCAGCTATCATCTCTCGGGTCTGGAAGGGCTGAGCCTCGGTCGCGCCGTTTTGGCCTATCTCGACGAGCGAGCCGACCGGGTGCTTCGGGTCTTCTCCGGTTCCGAGCAATGCCCCTTCATTAACACTCGCCTCGAAGACGCCGGAGCGGTGTTGGAGTCGCTGCTGAAGCATCCCGACGAACTCGCCGAGTTGGGCAGGGAGTCGAGGGCCTGGCTGGAGCAGTACTGGTCGCAGGCCTGGCTCGTCGAGCAGCACTATCTGGCCGTCTATCGAGATCTGCTCGAATCTCCGGATCGGGTGACCCGACAGCCCGAGTTGTCGCTCGACGGCGGCGCCGAGCGGCTTCGCACGTTCGTCATTCCCGACGCAATCTACGCGGCCCGAGCCGAGGTGGGCCGGGAAGGAAACTCCCGCGTGATCCAGTCGGCCCGAGCCGTGCGTTCGTGGGCTCAAAAGGTCAAGCAAGCCCTCCGCCGACCGGCCGCTCGGCCATCTGCCTCCCAACCCGCGGCGACCCCGGACCGATCGGAACGACCGCCCGTCTCAAACCCTCGCGAAACGACCCAGGTATCATGA